The Planctomycetota bacterium region GCTGTCGCCGTCCAGCGGCAACCACTGTGGCACGGGCGATAGCTCGGCAAGCTGGTTGTTGAGTTCGCCCAGCGTCACGTCGGCCGAGGCCTCGACGCTCATGTCGCGAGCGTGCGGCTGGACGTGGCCGGGCTCGACGACGGGCGTTCGTTGCGGCCGAGGTTGGTCGATCGTCTGCGGGTTCACGTGCGCCACGCATTGTCTGGCTCCAATGCGACGTGGCAAGGCGAGCCGCTGCTTTCACGAGCGTTACACTCCGGACGTGCTGCAACTCGACGCCTCCACCAAGCGGCGGCTGCCGAACATCATTACGGTGGGGCGGCTGGTGCTGGCGGCGATGTTCTTCGGGATGCTCCGCTTTCACGAGCACGGCACGACGGCGGCGGCGTGGTGGCTTTTTGCTGCCGGCTGGGTCTACGGACTGGCCGCCGCGACGGACTGGATCGACGGCTACCTCGCCCGCAAGTGGGACGCCAGCACCACCTTCGGCCGGATCGTCGACCCGTTCTGCGACAAGATTCTCGTGCTCGGCACGTTCGTCTTCTACGCCAGCGAGGTCTTCGTGACCGACACCGGCGAGAACCTCACCGGCGTCGGGCCGGTCGTCGTGATTCTGCTGCTCAGCCGCGAACTGCTCGTAACGACACTCCGCAGCCTCAGCGAATCCGGAGGCGAGGCGATGGGTGCCAAGACCGCCGGCAAAGCCAAGATGATCTTCCAATCGACGGCCATTCCGGTCGTTCTCGTCTACGTCGTCACCCGCGGCTGGCTCGACCGCGGCGACGGGCTTGAGATCGCCATGCGCGTCCTCCGCGAGATCGCCGTCTGGGGCACGGTGGTCGTGACGCTGTGGAGCGCGTGGGCGTACTTGCCGAAGCCGGAAAGCTTGAAGCGGGAAGCTTGAAGCCTGAAAGGCCAGATAGCGTGTTCCTCCGCTTTTCAAGCTTCAAGCTTTTACCTTCAAGCTTTCTGTTCGACCGATGACCGCCATCGCCACGCTTCTCGTCGTCTTGACGATCAGTCTGCTGACGGTGCGGGTGGCGACGGTGATGCTCGTCTTAACCGGACTGAGTCTGCCGCTGGCCAGGTTCCAGGCACGGAGCGCGTTCACTGGCTGTGGCTTCACGACCGGCGAGAGTGAACAGATCGTCGGACACCCGGTGCGTCGGCGGATCATCAGCACGCTCATGCTGCTCGGCAATGCCGGCATCGTCACGACCGTCGGCACGCTCATCGCCGGGCTGCTCGGCACGCAATCCACCGTGCCGCTCTGGGCACGGCTCACGTTCCTCTTCGTCGGCGTCGTCTGCCTTTGGGGCGTCGCCAGCAGCAAGCTGGTCGAGCGTGTCATCAACCGATGGACGTTCAAGCTCCTCAAGCGGTACACCAGCCTTGAAGTCCGCGACTATTCGAGCCTGATGCACCTCTCGGGCGACTACGGCATCGGCGAACTGACCATCCGCGAGGGAGACTGGCTGGCCGACCGGGCGCTGCGCGACACGAAGTTGACCACCGAGGGCGTCCTGGTACTCGGCATCGATCGAAAGGACGGCAGCTACGTCGGAGCCCCGACCGCCAGCAGCGAATCCCGTGCGGGTGACACGCTGATCGTCTATGGCAGCAGCGAGCGCCTGACCGAACTCGACCACCGCCGCCGCGACGCCAGCGGCCAACGGAAGCACGTCGAAGCTGTCGCCGACCAGAAAGCACGCCAAGCCGGCGAATCCGAACGCGCCGCACGTGACCAACACGAACGCGACGACGCCCACGCCAAGCGTCGCCAAGCCGAAGAAGAACGCGACGCCATCCGCAAAAGCGCCGACGAGATCGAGCAGCACGACGAAGAGGCAATGACCAAGTCGTGAGTTGGTCTTCTCTTCAAACGTGAAGCCGCAGGCAGAGCGCAGCGTCGCCTCGGGCTCTGCGCACGGATCGCACGATCCACCCAACGCCCCCGTTCATGCGACGGCGCACCGCTCGCCGATGTTGACCAACAGCATGAGCACGTCCGCCCAATCCCCGTCGTCGTCCGCCGAGTCGGCTCCGTCGCTTGTCGAGATCGTCGAGCAGGTCAACCGCGGCGGCGACGTCCCGGTCGAGTCGCTGTCGGTCTACCAGCAGTCCGACAATGCGGCCGAGCGATTCCTCGCCCATCACGCCGGGGCGACGCTGGGCCTACGCCAGTGCCACACGCACCTTCGCGACGCGCTCGAGTCGATCGGCTTCAGCGATCGTCGCGTGCTGGAGCAGTTCGTCGGACTCAGCGCGTTTATCGGACGAGAGCAGGACGCCGCTGCGCCGACGGTGGCGTTCGGACGCAGCGCCATCAGCCGGGGTGAAGTCGCCCTGGGCATCGAAGCCGCTGCCGCCGCTGCTGCACAAGATCTCGGAAGAGGCGGCATCTGGGCGAGCGCTCGGGAGAACCTTGTCGAGCTGGCCGAGCTGTTCGGCGACGCAGCGATCGCGGAGCCCTGGACCGGCGGGGGCGAGTGGAGCAACGACCGCCCGCACGTCGGCTATTTGACCAGCGCTCTGGGCGACGACGAACCCGCCGCCCGCGCCGCCGCCGCGTTCGCCGCGCATGCCGACCCGAAGCAGATCAAGCTAAGCGCGTACGCGACCGAGGCGTACGTCCGTCGCGAGGGCCAGCACTGGGCCGGCTTCGGTGACGCCACGCCTGCCAGCCGTCGTCCCGCCGCCAGCCATAACGCCAACGCCTGGATCAACTTCGGCCGTGGGGCTGTCCCGTCGGCCAAGCGTGGCAGCCAGGTGCTGTCGCGACTTCGCGACGCCGGCTCCGGCACGTGGATCGCCCCGACTGACGGCGACGTCCTCTCGGCCGCGCGTGCTCTGGCCGACCGGATCGTCGCGGACCAGACCGACGTCCTCATCGTCGATGCCGACGCCGTCGACCCGATCGCGGCACTCGTCGTCGCATGGCGTGCGGCCGGCAAGGTGCTCTGGATCGCCCGTCGTGCACCGCTCTACGCGACCGGCGTCGATGCCGTCTGCTACCTCGACTCGGCCGCCGCGACCAACGACGCAGACTTCTGGGGCGAGCGCGACATCCCGACGCAGACGCTGCTCGAAGGCGTCGACCTCAAAGCCACCCACGGCCAGCCGCCGGCGCGTCGGCAGTACGGCATTCCGGATCAGGCCGTCATCTGCGCCACCGCCGCGACGGACGTCAACCAGGCCATCGGCCCGGCGATGCGGCAGTCGATCATCGAGTTGCTTCGCCGTCAGACCCAGGCCGTCTACCTCGTCGTTGGCGGCGGCGACACGACGTCGCTGCGTCGCACGTTCGAGTCGGCAGGCGTCGGACGACGCGTCGGCTATGCGGGCCCGCGACGCGACCTTGCCGGCTTCCTCGCGATGGCAGACATCTACCTCGTGCCGTTCCAGGCGGGCGTGCCGGCGGCGTCGGAGATCCTGACGGCCATGGGCGCCGGCCTGCCGTTGGTCGCCCACGCCGACGCCGACGCAGCCGACATCACCGGCTCCGACGCCATCGCCGACGACAACGAGGCTTGGCTCGACCAGACGGCCAAGCTCGTCCGCGAGCGCAACGCCCGTCGCGATCTCGGTGCCAAGATGCTGCGTCGCGTCGAAAAGCAGTACAGCTTCGAGACGACGGCCAAAGCCATCTCGAAGCAAGCTCTTGGCCTCGTGACGAACTCTGGTGAGAGCGAGTCGATCAAGATCGACGAGTCGACGACGACCAGCAAGAAGCCCGCCCGCGCCGCGGCGTGAGGTCGAGGCAACCCACTCGGTCATCCTGAGCGAGCGCAGCGAGTCGAAGGACCTCGCCTGAACTCGCGAAAGCTGCCGCGTCCACTGCGAGGTCCCTCGGCTACGCTTAGCTCCGCTCGGGATGACGGAGCTTTCCTGCAGGAGTCAGCCTTCCTTGCGGAGGCCGATGCCGAAGCTGGCGAGGATTTGGCGAATTTCGTTGAGGCTGGTCTGGCCGAAGTTCTTGCAGGCCAGCAGCTCGTCTTCGCTCTTGGCGGCAAGCTCACCAACGGTCTGAATGTTGAGCCGCTGGAGGGCCTTGCGGCTGCGGACCGAGAAGTCGAGGTCGGAGATCGGCCGTTCGAGCAGCTCGCCAGGCATCTCGCCGTCGAGGCCGTCGGTCGTGCCCGACGGCGCTGCACCTTCGACGAAGTACCCCGCGGCAGAGCCCGTCGGCTCCATCGACGCCGCGCCGCCTTCTTCGAGCAGCTGCCCCAGACGCAGGCCCTTGCTGGCAAGGAGCGCCTTGATCTCGGCCAGGCTCGTCTCGCCGAAGTTCTTGAAGCCCATGAGGTCCTGCTCGCGGATGCGGAGCAGGTCGCCGATGGTCTCGATGTTCATCTTCTTGAGCGCGTTGCGGGCACGCACGCTCAGCTCGAAGTCGAACACCGGCATGTCGAGCACGGCGTCACGCTGCTGGCGGGCACGCTCTTCCTCTTCGGCACTGCGATCGTGGGCAGCGTCGACGTCGCCGAGGAACCGGCGGGCACGCTTGTGGTTGGGATCGGTCTGCAGCACGGCCTCCAGGCACCGCCGCGCCTCCTCGTACATGTTGTTGTCTTCGTAGAGGATGGCCAGATTGACCAGGGCACTCAGCGGGACCGGGCTGCCGCCGCAGATGCGCTCGTAGAGCTCGATGGCCTGGGTGTCGTTGCCGTGCTGGTCGTACAGGCGTGCGAGGCGGAAGCAGGCCTCGTCGTGGTCGGGGTCCTCGCCGAGCGCGTGGTCGTAGTGCTCGATGGCCCGGTCGAGGTCGCCGGCGTCTTCGGCTTCGCGGCCTCGGGTGAAGTACTCGCTGGCGGCTCGTTCGTTGATGGTCTCGACGCTCATGGTGCTGTGTGCTCGTTCGGATGGCCGTCGAAAGTCGCGGCCGGCCGGCACTCTTCGCAGGCAAAGCGCGACAATCAATGGTTTTGGACCCGACGGATTAACATCTTTTTGCCGACTTTCAACGGGCGGTGCCGCAGCGGAACGCCACAGTGGCGATTCGTCGCGGACTAACGTCGACCCATGCCGCGGGCCCTCGTCATCGGTGCCGGACCTGCGGGCGTCGTCGCGGCAGCCGTGCTGGCTCGGGGCGGTTTTGAGGTCGAGGTCGTCGAAGCCAAGGCCTTCCCTCGCGACAAGGTTTGCGGCGAGTGTCTCAGCAGCCTCGGCCAGCAGACCCTCCGCGATGCCGGATTCGGGATGACCCTGGACGAGCTTCGGCCGACGACGCTAACCCATGCGACATTCGTCGATCGTCGCGGCCGATCGGCGACGTTGCGTCTGCCGCACGATGTCGCCGGCGTGACGCGAAAGGCGATGGACGGAGCCTTCGTCGACGCGTTGCCGGCCGAGGTCGTTCGCCACCAACCGGCCCGCGTTCTCAAGCTCGATGGCACGACGGCCCGCCTGACCACCGGCACGATCGAGGCCGACGTCGTCTTCCTCGCCGACGGCAAGGGCACGCTCGCGGGCGGGACGGCGACTCCGCCCAAGCCGACCGGCGACCTCGGGCTCAAGGCCCATTTCACCGGCGTTGCGCTCGACCCGGCGTCGATCGCGCTGTTCGCCCTCGACGGCCACTACGTCGGCGCCGCGGCCGTGTCGGACGGAGACCGAGTCGTCTGGAACCTGGCGATGAACGTACCCGCGGCCAAGCTTCAGCGAGGCGAGTCGCACGACGAGCTGTTCGAACGGCTTTGCAGGAAAAACCCGGCTTTGACCAAGGCCGTCGTCGACGCGACGAGGATCGGCGACTGGCTCGCCTCGCCGCTGCCCCGATTTGCGCCATACCGATCGAAGACCTGGCCGCCCGGCGTCGTGCCGATCGGCAACGCGGCGGCCGCGCTCGAACCGATCGGCGGCGAAGGCATGGGCCTGGCGATCGCGTCCGCCTACGCCGCGGCCGATCTTGTCGCACGCGAGGGTTGGGACCAGGCAACGCTCCGTCAGCTCGACACGCAATACGGCAAGCTCTGGCGAACCCGTCGCGTGGCCTGTCGACTGACGGCGATGGCGATGTCGCGCGGCTGGAGCAGCAGGACCATCGTCTCGGCTGCACGCGTGCTGCCGGCGGCCTCGCGTCTCGGCCTGCGTCTGACCGGCAAGGCCGATGCTCGTTCGCCTGCTGCCCGGCCGGCGTTATCGTGAGGGCATGGACGAAGCCCCGCACCCGACCGATCAGATCACCGGCCAAGGGCCTCACGCCCCGGCCGAGGATGATCAGGAGATCGTCTACTACGAGGGCAGCCCGCTGCTCCGCGGTGAGCTCGGCCTGCTGATGGTCTGGCTGACCGTCGGCCTGGTCGTCGCGGCGCTTCCCGTGCTGATGCAGGTCTTCGGCGAGGCCGGCCCGCCGTGGTGGTTGTGGGTCCTCATTCCCGTCGGCATCGGCCTGTTCTTCTTCCCGTCGCTCTGGGTGAAGCGCAATCGCTTCAAAATCACCAATTACCGCATCGACTTCGAGCACGGGCTGATCACGACGAACATCGACACGCTCGAACTTTGGCACGTCAACGACGTCCGCATGCGGCAAGGCCCGCTCGACAAGATCTTTGGCGTCGGCTCCATCCACATCACCAGCGATGACCGCTCCACGCCGGAACTGGAGCTTCGCAGCGTCAGCAACCCGCGGCCGCTCTTCGAAAACCTCAAGCAACGCGTCATCGCCGTGAAGCGTCAGCGTGGCGTGATCAAGATGGACGTGGGAGGGTGAGGCGGGAACGAACAAGGAGAACGACTGGCTGGCGAAGAGACGGCCACGGTCGAAAGGCGGATGCTTCTCTCCCTTGAATGCGCACTGTCGATCGACACGCAGTGCAGCTGACGTTACCGAAAGCCCGCGTCAGACGGGGCCTGTCCGTGACCGTGGGCTCGAGGTGGTGGTCGTCACACTCCGGGATCTGGTTGAGCGTGCGTCGCTGCCTCGTAGCGAACAAACGCGACGTCATCGGCAGGCAGCGTGATCTGAGCGCGGTTCTTCCAAGTGGACGTCTCGCCACTCCAGACGTCTTCGACGTCCACCGACACGTGAGACACGTCCAGTGAGAGGAGCGCGACATCGATCGACAGCTTGTCGTTTCTCCGGTTGAACAGGCCGAGCCAACCGGCGCTGGCGTTGTCTCGATCGGCGACGTGGAAGGCCATCCAGTTGCCGTGGAACTGGACCGACCGTGCCATGACGCCATTCGCCTGACAGGCGAGCAGCCGCGGGTTGGTGAGCAGCTCGAAATCCTCATCCGGCGTGTTGGGCAAGTGCCCACCCATGAACAGCGGTGACGCGGCCAGGGCACGCTGGGCCATGAACGTTCGCTTCTGTGCGGGCGTGAACTGTGACTGCCTGCGCGAGCCTTCGCCGTAGACCAGGGCCTCGGCACCGACGGGAAGGTCGCCGTGGTTCCAGACGCTCAGCTCGCCGAACGGAATCATGTCCAGATCGATCGCGAAGTCGTCTTGTTCCTGGCCTTGCCAGAGTTCCATCGCTTTGAACGACTTGGCGATGTCCTCTGGGCGATCCGAGACGTCCGAGGTGACCCGCAGCATGTCGGCCCGGCGGTACGTCGGCAGGTCGCTGGTGCGCAGTCGCCCGCCGGGAGAGAGGCTCAGTTCGATCGGCCGATCGATCTTCGCGATGGCGTCGGCGATGAGCTCAATCTCTCGCGGGTAGGGCACGAGGTCGTCGATCTTGAGGAAGTCGACGCCCCAGTCGGTGACGAGCTGGATGACCGAGTCGTAGTACGCAGCCGCGGCCGGATGATCAGGGCGAACGCCGTAGTTGTCGCTGCACCAGAAACACGTGGTATCACGGTCGGCCAGGTCAGACGCGGTGCAGTCGGTACCGAGGATCGTCGCCTCGCCGTCGGCCGCCTGCTTCGGGATGCCGCGCATCAGATGCAGCCCGAACCGGATGCCCAGGGCCCGGCACCGATCCACGATGGGCGCGAACCCACTGGGAAACATGTCCTTCGCGGGCCGGTATCGCGCGTGCTCGTCGACGACGTAGCTCTTGACCGGACTCCCGCCGATTGCAACCGGGAAGCGTCGGCCAGGGACGCGGTGGTACTGGCGGAACCAGCCCGCATCGAGCACGAAGGTGTCGTACCCGTGCGGCAGAAGTCGTTCGGCGAAGACGTCGAGGTTGTCCAAAAGCGCCTGCTCGTCGGCGACGACGCCGAACGAGTCGAAGCTGTTCCATCCGCGTGTGGGTGGTCGTCGCACTGGCCCAG contains the following coding sequences:
- a CDS encoding TrkA C-terminal domain-containing protein; amino-acid sequence: MTAIATLLVVLTISLLTVRVATVMLVLTGLSLPLARFQARSAFTGCGFTTGESEQIVGHPVRRRIISTLMLLGNAGIVTTVGTLIAGLLGTQSTVPLWARLTFLFVGVVCLWGVASSKLVERVINRWTFKLLKRYTSLEVRDYSSLMHLSGDYGIGELTIREGDWLADRALRDTKLTTEGVLVLGIDRKDGSYVGAPTASSESRAGDTLIVYGSSERLTELDHRRRDASGQRKHVEAVADQKARQAGESERAARDQHERDDAHAKRRQAEEERDAIRKSADEIEQHDEEAMTKS
- a CDS encoding glycosyltransferase, with translation MSTSAQSPSSSAESAPSLVEIVEQVNRGGDVPVESLSVYQQSDNAAERFLAHHAGATLGLRQCHTHLRDALESIGFSDRRVLEQFVGLSAFIGREQDAAAPTVAFGRSAISRGEVALGIEAAAAAAAQDLGRGGIWASARENLVELAELFGDAAIAEPWTGGGEWSNDRPHVGYLTSALGDDEPAARAAAAFAAHADPKQIKLSAYATEAYVRREGQHWAGFGDATPASRRPAASHNANAWINFGRGAVPSAKRGSQVLSRLRDAGSGTWIAPTDGDVLSAARALADRIVADQTDVLIVDADAVDPIAALVVAWRAAGKVLWIARRAPLYATGVDAVCYLDSAAATNDADFWGERDIPTQTLLEGVDLKATHGQPPARRQYGIPDQAVICATAATDVNQAIGPAMRQSIIELLRRQTQAVYLVVGGGDTTSLRRTFESAGVGRRVGYAGPRRDLAGFLAMADIYLVPFQAGVPAASEILTAMGAGLPLVAHADADAADITGSDAIADDNEAWLDQTAKLVRERNARRDLGAKMLRRVEKQYSFETTAKAISKQALGLVTNSGESESIKIDESTTTSKKPARAAA
- the pgsA gene encoding CDP-diacylglycerol--glycerol-3-phosphate 3-phosphatidyltransferase; translated protein: MLQLDASTKRRLPNIITVGRLVLAAMFFGMLRFHEHGTTAAAWWLFAAGWVYGLAAATDWIDGYLARKWDASTTFGRIVDPFCDKILVLGTFVFYASEVFVTDTGENLTGVGPVVVILLLSRELLVTTLRSLSESGGEAMGAKTAGKAKMIFQSTAIPVVLVYVVTRGWLDRGDGLEIAMRVLREIAVWGTVVVTLWSAWAYLPKPESLKREA
- a CDS encoding FAD-dependent monooxygenase; the protein is MPRALVIGAGPAGVVAAAVLARGGFEVEVVEAKAFPRDKVCGECLSSLGQQTLRDAGFGMTLDELRPTTLTHATFVDRRGRSATLRLPHDVAGVTRKAMDGAFVDALPAEVVRHQPARVLKLDGTTARLTTGTIEADVVFLADGKGTLAGGTATPPKPTGDLGLKAHFTGVALDPASIALFALDGHYVGAAAVSDGDRVVWNLAMNVPAAKLQRGESHDELFERLCRKNPALTKAVVDATRIGDWLASPLPRFAPYRSKTWPPGVVPIGNAAAALEPIGGEGMGLAIASAYAAADLVAREGWDQATLRQLDTQYGKLWRTRRVACRLTAMAMSRGWSSRTIVSAARVLPAASRLGLRLTGKADARSPAARPALS
- a CDS encoding DNA-directed RNA polymerase subunit alpha C-terminal domain-containing protein; the protein is MSVETINERAASEYFTRGREAEDAGDLDRAIEHYDHALGEDPDHDEACFRLARLYDQHGNDTQAIELYERICGGSPVPLSALVNLAILYEDNNMYEEARRCLEAVLQTDPNHKRARRFLGDVDAAHDRSAEEEERARQQRDAVLDMPVFDFELSVRARNALKKMNIETIGDLLRIREQDLMGFKNFGETSLAEIKALLASKGLRLGQLLEEGGAASMEPTGSAAGYFVEGAAPSGTTDGLDGEMPGELLERPISDLDFSVRSRKALQRLNIQTVGELAAKSEDELLACKNFGQTSLNEIRQILASFGIGLRKEG
- a CDS encoding PH domain-containing protein encodes the protein MDEAPHPTDQITGQGPHAPAEDDQEIVYYEGSPLLRGELGLLMVWLTVGLVVAALPVLMQVFGEAGPPWWLWVLIPVGIGLFFFPSLWVKRNRFKITNYRIDFEHGLITTNIDTLELWHVNDVRMRQGPLDKIFGVGSIHITSDDRSTPELELRSVSNPRPLFENLKQRVIAVKRQRGVIKMDVGG
- a CDS encoding glycoside hydrolase family 27 protein, which encodes MRRPPTRGWNSFDSFGVVADEQALLDNLDVFAERLLPHGYDTFVLDAGWFRQYHRVPGRRFPVAIGGSPVKSYVVDEHARYRPAKDMFPSGFAPIVDRCRALGIRFGLHLMRGIPKQAADGEATILGTDCTASDLADRDTTCFWCSDNYGVRPDHPAAAAYYDSVIQLVTDWGVDFLKIDDLVPYPREIELIADAIAKIDRPIELSLSPGGRLRTSDLPTYRRADMLRVTSDVSDRPEDIAKSFKAMELWQGQEQDDFAIDLDMIPFGELSVWNHGDLPVGAEALVYGEGSRRQSQFTPAQKRTFMAQRALAASPLFMGGHLPNTPDEDFELLTNPRLLACQANGVMARSVQFHGNWMAFHVADRDNASAGWLGLFNRRNDKLSIDVALLSLDVSHVSVDVEDVWSGETSTWKNRAQITLPADDVAFVRYEAATHAQPDPGV